The following proteins are co-located in the Chaetodon trifascialis isolate fChaTrf1 chromosome 14, fChaTrf1.hap1, whole genome shotgun sequence genome:
- the adprs gene encoding ADP-ribosylhydrolase ARH3 has translation MAMTAARAVAAGGPASLSRFRGALVAAVLGDCVGGEFEGAEEVPMESVLQHLNSLDDETKGNGILEYSDDTAMARCVVQSLLTRAGFDEQDMARRFAKEYSASPGRGYGSGVIQVLKKLSSPQLSDVYQPARDQFNGRGSFGNGGAMRAAPFALAFPDVADVRRFAHLGAMLTHSCSLGYNGAVLQALAVHLSLQGALDLPQQFVSRLITEMEEVEGNEVTRNDARILKEAEKPFCERLHRVRDLMDRSKVSIEEVISELGNGIAALHSVPTAIFCVLHCLQPRECLPENYGGLERTIAYSLALGGDTDTIACMAGAIAGAHYGIEAIPQSWIKCCEGAEDADMNAERLHMLYHQSSQGGGTGEKSCGDAAESQSNASNGTEKKTGAE, from the exons ATGGCAATGACGGCAGCGAGAGCGGTGGCAGCGGGGGGCCCGGCGTCTTTGTCCCGGTTTCGGGGCGCGCTGGTCGCGGCTGTGCTGGGAGACTGTGTCGGCGGAGAGTTTGAAGGAGCGGAGGAGGTGCCCATGGAGAGTGTGTTGCAACACCTGAACAGCCTGGACGACGAGACTAAAGGGAATG GAATCCTGGAGTACAGTGACGACACGGCTATGGCACGTTGTGTGGTCCAGTCTCTGCTCACCCGTGCTGGCTTTGATGAGCAGGACATGGCTCGCAG GTTTGCTAAGGAGTACAGTGCATCCCCAGGCCGTGGTTATGGTTCTGGAGTGATCCAGGTATTGAAGAAGCTGTCCTCCCCTCAGCTCAGTGATGTGTACCAGCCAGCCAGGGACCAGTTCAATGGTCGAGGCTCCTTTGGGAATGGGGGGGCCATGAGAGCGGCCCCCTTCGCTCTGGCTTTCCCTGATGTAGCTGATGTTAGAAGG TTTGCGCATCTGGGAGCCATGCTGACCCACTCCTGCTCTCTGGGTTATAATGGGGCTGTGCTGCAGGCATTAGCTGTGCACCTCTCCCTGCAGGGGGCGCTAGACCTGCCTCAGCAGTTCGTCAGCAGGCTAatcacagagatggaggaagtggagggCAATGAGGTGACACGCAATGATGCCAGAAT CCTAAAAGAGGCAGAGAAGCCATTCTGTGAGCGCCTCCACAGAGTGAGAGACCTGATGGACAGGAGTAAGGTCAGCATAGAGGAGGTCATTTCTGAACTGG GTAACGGCATTGCAGCACTCCACTCGGTCCCCACTGCCATATTCTGCGTCCTCCACTGTCTGCAGCCACGGGAATGCCTTCCAGAGAACTACGGCGGCCTGGAGAGGACAATAGCGTACAGCCTGGCCCTGGGAGGGGACACGGACACCATAGCCTGCATGGCAGGGGCCATCGCTGGGGCCCACTATGGCATCGAGGCTATCCCTCAGTCGTGGATCAAGTGCTGTGAGGGGGCGGAGGATGCAGACATGAATGCAGAGCGACTTCACATGCTGTACCACCAGTCATCACAAGGAGGCGGGACTGGGGAGAAGAGCTgtggagacgcagctgaaagcCAGTCGAATGCTTCTAACggcacagagaagaaaactgGAGCTGAATGA